The sequence TCCCCAACCTCGAGGCACACCTCTTTCACCTTGGTGAACTGCTGTTTCTGGGCCTCACTTTCCAGGATCTGTACTATCCCTTCGGCCAGTGACATTTCGTGCATCTTGCCTTCCCGCTCTAGGCCATGCAGGCCTGTTACTGGTTAATGGCTGCCCCAGGCAACCCTATCAGCCCATGTTACTCAGGGAACCCGGGTCGAAACATTGTCCTTTGTCATAAAAATTGAAAAAAGGTCATAACATCGCTGTTACCCGCCAGTACTGAGTTTTACCCATAAAAAAAGCGGAGCCAATGCTCCGCCTTATCTGTTCAGTCTGGCCTATTCGGCCTCGTCTATCCAGGCCTGCTGAATCGCTTCCAGAATACGCTCGTTGCAGTGATCAGGGTCGTCATTAAACCCCTCCAGATCCATCACCCACTGGCGCAGCTCAGTGAAGCGCAGCTGCGTAGGATCCACATCGGGCTTCTGCTCGCTCAGCTCGATGGCAATATCCTGCACGTCTACCCACTTCAGTTCCATGCTTATCTCCTTGGCGTGATTAGTGGTTTTCACTTACCTGATTGATGGTGTACCTGGGGATATCCACCACCAGATCCTCATCTTCGACCTTGGCCTGACAGGAAAGGCGGGACTCCGGCTCCAGACCCCAGGCCTTATCCAGCATGTCGTCTTCCAGCTCGTCACTCTCCTCCAGGGAGTCGAAGCCCTCGCGAACCACCACATGACAGGTGGTACAGGCGCAGGACTTCTCGCAGGCATGTTCGATGATGATGCCATTGCGCAGGGCCACGTCCAGAATGGTCTCTCCCTGATCGGCCTGGGCTTCCAGGCCTTCAGGGCAGTGCTCTTCACTGGGCAGAAAAATAATCTTTGGCATAACTAACCTTATACGTTATCAACCGATTGTCCCGACAGCGCCCGACGAATGGACAGATCCATCCGGCGTGCGGCAAATTCGGCACTGGCCTTATCCAGGGCCTCGATGGCGTCCTTGATGACCTGACCATCGTTGCCTTCACACAACTGTTTCAGCGCCACCATCTGGTCACGCAATACCTGCTGCTGCTCGGGGCGCAGCAGTTCGTCGCCGTCGGCATCCAGGGCGGAGCTGAGGCTTTCGATCACCCGCTGGGCCTCGATACGCTGCTCGGTGAGCATCCGCTTGGCGATATCCTCTTTGGCGTGCGTCATCGACTCGGTGAGCATCCGGGTGATCTCCCCTTCACTCAGGCCGAAGGAGGGCTTCACCTGGATGGAGGTCTGTACCCCGGAGGTCTTCTCCTGGGCCGTCACCGACAGCAGGCCATCGGCGTCCACCTGGAACGTCACCCGGATCACCGCGGTGCCCGCAGCCATGGGTGGAATCTCCTTGAGGACGAAGCGAGCCAGGGAGCGGCAGTCCGCCACCATTTCACGCTCGCCCTGCACCACATGGATGGCCATGGCAGTCTGACCGTCTTTGAAGGTGGTGAACTCCTGGGCCCGGGCGACAGGGATGGTGGTGTTGCGGGGAATCACCTTCTCGGTGAGTCCACCCATGGTCTCCAGACCCAGGGACAGCGGCGCCACATCCAGCAGCAGCATGTCCGAGTCCGGCTTGTTGCCCACCAGGATGTCCGCCTGAATGGCGGCGCCTATGGCCACCACCCGATCCGGGTCGATGCTGGTCAGCGGAGTGCGTCCGAAGAACTCACCCACCTGCTCCCGTACCTGGGGAACCCGGGTGGAGCCGCCCACCATCACCACCTCCAGCACCTCCTCCTTGTCCAGGCCGGCATCACGCAGGCTGCGGCGGCAAGCCATCAGGGTGCGCTTGACCAGAGGGGCGATCAACGCATCAAACTGGCTGCGGGTGATCTCCCCCTGCCAATCGCCAATGGCGGCGGTGACGCTGTCGGCGCCGGTGAGCGCCTCTTTCACCCGGCAGGCCTCGCTCTGCAGCTGTCGGCGCAGGCTGGCGTCCGGGTCGGACAGTCCAGCCAGATCAGCCAGGTGATCCGCCAGAAGGTGGTCGAAGTCGTCGCCCCCAAGGGCGGAATCGCCGCCGGTGGCCAACACCTCGAACACCCCCTGATTGAGGCGAAGGATGGAGATGTCGAAGGTACCGCCACCGAGATCGTAGACGGCGATCACCCCCTCCTGGCCGGAGTCCAGGCCATAGGCGATGGCGGCAGCAGTGGGTTCATTCAGCAGGCGCAGCACCTTGATGCCCACCAGTTCGGCGGCATCTTTGGTGCCCTGACGCTGGGCATCATCGAAGTAGGCGGGCACGGTGATCACCGCCCCGGACAGCTCCCCGCCCAGAGTCTCTTCGGCCCGGGCAATCAGTGGCTTGAGCACTTCGGAGGAGACCTGAACCGGATTGACCCGACCGGCGCGGGTCAGAAACAGCGGCAGGCCGTTGTCTGAAGCTTCCAGGTCGTAGGGCAGTTTGGGGTAACGGCTCTGGATATCGTCCAGGGAGCGCCCCATGAAGCGTTTCACCGAGATGATGGTGTTCTGTGGATCCTCACTGGCCAGGGCCTTGGCAGACTCACCGGTCTCCACCCCCTGCTCCAGGTAACGCACCACCGAGGGCATGCGATGACGCCCCTGGGGGTCGGGCAGAGTTTCAGCCTGACCGCTGCGCACCGCAGCCACCAGAGAGTTTGTGGTTCCGAGATCGATTCCCACCGCCAGCTTGTGCTGGTGAGGGGCGGCCATCTGGCCGGGTTCAGCAATTTGCAGTAACGCCATAATCAGTGATGTGAAGCATCAGGCCAGCAACCGGTCTTCCAGCTGCGCCAGCTCCTCCTCCAGCTTCTTCATAAATTTTAGTTTGCGCACCGAGTCTGCGGCTTCCGGCCACTGCTGATCGCCCAGCTGAGACTCCAGCTGCTGCATCAGGGCACGGGTGCGTTGACCGAGATCGTCGGCGAAATCCATCGCCGCACTCTCGACGTCGGAGGACTCCTCCACCTCTTCCAGGGTCTCCCTGAGCATCATCTGCTCCATCAGGAAGCCGGTGTCACGGATGGTCTGGGTCTCACCCTGCAGCTCAATACCGCCGAGTTTCAGCATATACTGGGCACGGGCCACGGGCTCTTTCAGGGTTTGGAAAGCGTCGTTGATCTCTGCCGCTTTCTGCACCGCCATCAGGCGATCCCGCTCGGAGGCGTCGGCAAAGTTATCCGGATGGACGGCACGCTGAAGCTCGCGATAGCGGCCGCTTAGCAGTGTGGCGTCCACCTGGAACGCCACCGGAAGGTCGAACAACTCGAAGTAGTTCATCAATATCCCCTGCACCTGACAAATGGGCCCGATCGGGCCCCAGGCATCAAACAGTAAAGCTCTCTCCGCAGCCACACTCACCCTGGGCGTTGGGGTTATTGAACTTAAAGCCTTCGTTCAGGCCCTCCTTGACGAAATCCAGCTCCACACCCTCAAGATAGATCAGGCTCTTGGCATCGATGATCACGTTGACTCCCTTGTCTTCGAACACTTCATCGTCTGGATTGAGTTCATCAACGAACTCGATAACGTAGGCCAGTCCGGAGCAGCCGGAGGTCTTCAGGCCCAGGCGCAGGCCGATGCCCCGCCCGCGGTTGGCCAGAAACTGCTTCACCCGGTCGGCGGCGGCGTCGGTCATGGAGATGGCCATAGAAACTCCCGTTACTCTTTGCCTTGCTTGCTGTTGTAATCGGCGATGGCCGCCTTGATGGCGTCCTCAGCCAGAATAGAACAGTGGATCTTCACGGGAGGCAGGGCCAACTCTTCGGCGATCTCGGTGTTCTTGATAGACGCCGCTTCCTCCAGGGTCTTACCCTTCACCCATTCGGTGACCAGGGAGGAGGAGGCGATGGCGCTGCCGCAGCCGTAGGTTTTGAACTTGGCATCTTCGATAACGCCTTCGTCGTCCACCTTCAGTTGCAGCTTCATCACGTCACCGCAAGCCGGTGCGCCAACCATGCCGGTGGCGACATTGGGGTCGTTCTTGTCGAAAGAACCCACGTTGCGGGGGTTTTCGTAGTGGTCAATGACCTTTTCACTGTATGCCATGATTACGCTCCAAATTCCTAACTCTCGTCGGGAACCGGTCGCGGCCGGTCCCTCGTTGTGTCTCTATCAGTGAGCCGCCCACTCGACGGTGGACAGGTCGATACCGTCTTTGTGCATCTCCCACAGGGGAGACATCTCACGCAGTTTGCCGATGGCGCCACGGATCTTGTCGATGGCGTAGTCGATCTCCTCCTCGGTGGTAAAGCGGCCGATGGAGAAACGGATGGAACTGTGGGCCAGCTCGTCAGTCATGCCCAGGGCACGCAGCACATAGCTGGGTTCCAGGCTGGCAGAGGTACAGGCGGAACCGGAAGACACCGCCAGATCGCTCAGGGCCATCATCAGAGACTCACCCTCAACGAAGTTAAAGCTGATGTTGAGGTTGGAGACCAGACGCTGTTCCAGATCGCCGTTGATGTACACCTCTTCAATGTCCTTGATGCCGTTCAGCAGACGATCACGCAGCACGCGCATACGCTCAGCCTCGGCACCCATCTCCTCTTTGGCGAGGCGGCAGGCTTCGCCCAGGCCCACCAGCTGGTGAGTCGCCAGGGTGCCGGAGCGCATGCCACGCTCATGGCCGCCACCGTGCATCTGGGCTTCCAGGCGAACCCGGGGCTTACGACGCACATAGAGGGCACCGACGCCCTTGGGGCCGTACATCTTGTGGGCGGAGATGGAGATCATGTCCACCTTCATCGCCTTCACGTCGATGGGCAGCTTGCCGGCGCTCTGGGCCGCATCCACGTGCAGCAGAATGCCTTTGCTGCGGCACAGTTCACCGATGGCGGCGATGTCGTGGATGACGCCAATCTCGTTGTTGACGTGCATGATGGAGACCAGGATGGTGTCATCGCGCATCGCTTCTTCGAAGCGGCTCAGCGGGATGATGCCGTTGCTCTCAGGCTCCAGGTAGGTCACCTCATAGCCTTCGCGCTCCAGCTGGCGACAGGTGTCCAGCACCGCTTTGTGCTCGGTCTTGCTGGTGATGATGTGCTTGCCCTTCTTGTTGTAGAAGTGCGCCACACCTTTGATGGCCAGGTTGTCGGACTCGGTGGCACCTGAGGTGAAGACGATCTCGCGGGGATCGGCGTTGATCAGATCCGCCACCTGGTTGCGGGCAATGTCTACCGCCTCTTCGGCCTGCCAGCCAAACTTGTGCGAGCGGGACGCGGGGTTACCGAACATGCCGTCCAGTGTCATGTACTGAACCATCTTCTCGGCGACACGAGGGTCAACCGGAGTGGTGGCGGAGTAATCAAAATAGATCGGAAGCTTCATTACCTTCTCCGACTTGAGCCGGCTAGAACATGGTGCCGGCGGTTAGTTACATCATGGCGCAAGCGCCAAAACCTTTACTGTGCGTGAGCTTTGGCTTGTTGTGTTTCCTGACGTACGGAGACCACCTTTACGTCATGGCTCGACATCAGATCAGCCAGGCTGATGCCGTTCAGAAATCCTGCAATGCGGTCGCTGAGGTCACCCCACAGGGAGTGGGTCAGGCAGCGGGCGCCGCTCTGGCAATTGCTCTTACCGTGACAGCGTGTGGCGTCCACGGACTCGTCCACGGCGTGCACCACCATGCCCACGGCGATGTCGGCAGGGTCCTGCCCCAGCAGGTAGCCGCCGCCCGGGCCACGTACACTGCTGACCAAACCGTTTTTACGCAGCTTGGCGAACAACTGCTCCAGGTACGACAGAGAGATGCCTTGTCGCTCGGAGATGTCAGCCAGCGGCACCGGCCCGTCGGCGGAGTGCAGAGCCACATCGAGTATGGCGGTGACCGCGTAGCGGCCTTTGGATGTCAATCTCATAACCTGTCCCTTTCATGCAACGCTACCACTATACCATATACCCGAGTAAATTACTCAAGTATTATTCTGGCAGCTTTAACCGGGATTTTCGATTAGTGGAGAGGAATACCCCAGCATCCAGCTGGGGCATTTAACCCTATTCGCAAGTCGGATTCAAATACCTGGATCAAATCTTTCGTGCTCTTTTCGACGGGTATCTGCCGCTTCTTGCTCTGCTTCAACAAAAGCGGTGACATTGAGCTGTGGCAGCTCCTTGGTTTCTATGGTGCAGCCCTGCTCCTTGAGCGCCTGACAGATCTCCATCATTCGGGCATCCATCAGGTGCATATGATCCAGCATGGAACCGATGGCACTGGCCACGGGATCCGGGTTGTCCGGAGACACCGCGTAGGCATCGAAGCCATACTTCCTGGCCAGATGGCTGCGTCTGTGCTCCTTCTCCCGCTCCGCCTTGCTGAGCACGGATCGAGCGGGAATGCCGATCATGGTAGTGCCTGGCTCCACATCCTTGATCACCACAGAGTTGGAGCCCACCCGGGCCCCCTCACCGATGTCCAGGGGGCCGAGGATCTTGGCGCCGGCGCCCACCACCACATTGTCGTGCAGGGTGGGGTGACGCTTGCCGGCGTTCCAGCTGGTGCCCCCCAGAGTCACGCCGTGGTACAGGGTCACGTCATCGCCAATCTCAGCGGTCTCGCCGATCACCACCCCCATGCCGTGGTCAATGAAGAAGCGGCGACCGATGCGGGCGCCGGGGTGGATCTCCACCCCCGTGGCCCAGCGGGAGAAGGTGGAGAGAAGCCGAGAGGTCAGTTTCCAGTTGCGACACCAGAGTTTATGGGAGATCCGGTGAAGCCAGATCGCATGCATGCCGGGATAGTTGGTCAGAATCTCGAAGGCACTGTTGGCCGCCGGATCTCTGTGATAGATGGAAGCAATGTCTTCCTTAAGACGCGCACGTATTCCCATGTTTGCCATTACTCTTTGTTGGTGGAGTCAGTTCTCTCTATAGATGTGAGGACGCCTCGCAGGATATTCAACTCCTGAGACTCGGGCCGGGCCCGGTTAAACAGTCTGCGCAACTTGGCCATCACCTGACCAGGGTGGTTTTTGCGGATAAACCCGGTGTGGGTCAGGGCAGACTCCAGGTGCTGATAGAAACCTTCCAGCTGCTCGCCATTGGGGTACGCCTCTTCAGGCTCGGGCTTGGCCAGCAGGCTCAGGTGCTTCATTCGCACCTCATAACAGAGCAGCTGTACCGCCTGGGCCAGGTTGAGGCTGGAGTACTCCGGATTGGCTGGAATGTTGACGTGGAAGTGACACAACTGCAGCTCCTCATTGGTCAGGCCATGATTCTCACGGCCAAACACCAGGGCCACAGGACCGGTTCGCCCCTCCAGCGCAAGCTTCTCTCCCGCCTGGCGGGCATCCAGCTGGGGCCAGTCCAGGCCGCGGCGGCGGGCCGAGGTGCCGATGGCCAGGGAGCAGTCGGCAATCGCCTCCTCCAGGGTGTCCACGGTCTTGATGTTCTTCAACACATCCACGGCACCGGCGGCCAGTGCCACAGACTTGCCGTCCGGCTCCACTCTTGGGGCCACCAGCATCAGCTGGGACAGGCCCATGGTTTTCATCGCCCTGGCGGCGGAACCAATATTGCCCGGGTGGGAGGTGCCCACCAGGATAATGCGGATATTCTCTAGCATCCGGTTGATTACTTAGGTAAACGAAGAGGGCCAATATGCTATCACAGGCTAATGTGCCACTTTAGAAACATTTGTTGCTTTTATATATAGATCATCTTTGCTAAAATCCGCGCCCCAACCCACAGGGGTTTCCGTTCTTTTACATCCAGGGGTATCGATATGCATCCGATGCTGAATATCGCCGTTCGCGCTGCACGCGCCGGCGGAGAGGTTATTGCACGCGCGTTTTCTGAGCAGGACAAGGTTGAAGCCGAACTGAAAGGCATCAATGACTACGTCACCAAGGTAGACCGTGACGCCGAGGCGGCCATCGTGGCCACCATCAAGAAGTCCTATCCTAAGCACACCATCATCGGCGAAGAGTGTGGCACCATCGAAGGTGAGCACGCGGAGTTCCAATGGATCATCGACCCCCTGGATGGCACCACCAACTTCGTTAAGGGTCTGCCCCACTTCTCCGTATCCATTGCTCTGCAGATCAAGGGCAAGGTGGAACAGGCCGTGGTATTCGATCCCATCCGCAATGAACTGTTCACCGCCACCCGTGGTGCCGGCGCCCAGCTGAACGGTTACCGCATCCGCAACAGCGGCGCCCGTAACCTGACCGGCACAGTGATCGCCACCGGCTTCCCCTTCAAGAGCCGTCAGCACAGCGAAAGCTACCTGAACATGCTGGCCGGTATCTGGGAAGACGCCGCCGACTTCCGCCGCACCGGCTCCGCCGCCCTGGATCTGGCCTATGTGGCGGCCGGCCGCGTGGACGGATTCTTCGAGATTGGCCTCAAGCCCTGGGACATCGCCGCAGGCGAACTGCTGGTGAAGGAAGCCGGTGGCATCGTCACCGACTTTGTCGGTGGCCACAACCAGCTGAAGAGCGGCAACATCGTCGCTGGCGCCCCCAAGGTGACCGCCGGTCTGCTGTCCGCCATGCGTCCTCACCTGAATGACGCCCTCAAGCGCTGATTTCAGTGAAGAACGGAAAAGGGGAAGCCAATGGCTTCCCCTTTTTGCTGCCTGAAACTGGGATCCCGTCTACATTTTTCTTCCATCTGCTCACCTTTTCTTTCACAAATGGATGCAAATGACGCTAAATACGCAATTTCTGTTGATTTCAGCCATGGAAATCTTCAGGGAAAGCTGCTGAGATCTATCGATTTTCGAATTAGCACACCCGGCCACAAGTGGGAGACAACCCATGATCGCCAATAAACCGAGGTACCCGTGAATCCACATCTGTTTTTCAAACTGCTCAGTGATGAAACCCGGCTGCGCTGCGTGTTGCTGCTGGTCCGCAAAGGTGAGCTGTGTGTCTGTGAACTGGTTGAAGCCCTGGATGAAAGCCAGCCGAAGATCTCCCGCCACCTGGCCAGCCTGCGCAGTCAGGGACTGCTGAAGGACCGCCGCCAGGGGCAGTGGGTCTACTACTCCCTGTCCGAGGACCTGCCCGAGTGGCTCAGCCCGCTGCTGGCCGAACTGGGCAATGCCCAGGCCCTGGCTGACCTCTACCAGGCGGACAGTGACCGCTTGCAGGCGATGACCTACCGTCCGGGTCGCTGCACCAACTGATCAGCGTCCCCGCCACTTGAGAAACACCACCAGATAAAGGGTCGCGGCCGCAAAGGAGGCCAGGGTGCCCAGAAGGACACCCAGCATGGGGTAACTCACCCAGACCGACAGGCCATACACAATCAGGCTGCCCACCCCAAAGGGATAATGCTTGGCCAACACCGCCACCGGCCGGTTGCCATACTCCAGTTGCAGCAACAGCATCAATGGGAACAGGGTAACCGGGAAGGCCGCCATCACCCCGGCCAGGCTCTGAGGCAGCCAGTGTGCCAGCGCCGTGATCACCACTACGATCACCGCCGCCAACAGCGCCCTGCCCCAGATCATCATCGGCCCCGCTTTCACCGCCACAAACTCCGGCTCCGGCACTCTGCGGGTAATTCGAATGGCAAGCAGTGCCACGGCGGCGGCCACCAGCGCCCCTGCGGCGCCTATGGGCGGCATGGATTGCGCCAGCAGGGCAAAGCTCACCAGGGCCAGAATGGCCACTCCCATGGGTCGCCAGGCCTTGGCCTCGGCGCCTTGGGCGCTCAGGGTATACACCAGGCAGTAGCCTGTGGTGGCCGCCAGCCCCAGTTGACCATAAAGAGCCGCTTCGGCCGCAAATTCGGGGCCGTGCTCCACACCGTAGAAGAACAGCACTATGGCGGTGCCCAGAGGGTAACCGGACAGGACCCCGGCCAAACGGGGACCACTGCGTTCGGCAATCCAGGCCAAACCCACTACGGCGATCACTGCCGCCAGAACCTTGGCAACCAACAACATCATAGGAGCCGTGAAAACAGGGGAAAGAGGGCGCCAGAATAGCAGACCAGCAAGAAATGCCAAGAAGCAGTTGTGAAACAGATCACATTGATAACAATGCAGTTTTATTTTTGGAACTATAGACTGTAGGGAACCACAGAATGCCCCTATCGACCGTAGGGAGCCACGGATTGCCCCTGGAGAGTGCCCATGCACAGACTGTACAAATCGTTTGGACTGCCCACCATCGCCCTGTTTGAACACCTGATTCTGATCATCATCACCCTGGCAACCCTGGTGGCCATCGGCCAGGAGGTATGGCTGATGATCTCCAACCGCCATGTGGCCCTGGCGGATCTGCTGCTGCTGTTCATCTATCTGGAGGTGCTGGCCATGGTGGCGGTGTACGCGGCGGAGGGGCAACTGCCGGTGCGGATGCCCATCTACATCGGCATCGTCGCCCTGGCCCGCTACCTGATTCTGGACATGAAGGCGATGGACGACTGGCGGGTGCTGGCGATCTCAGCCTCTGCGCTCCTGCTGGCCGCCACCGTGGTGGTGATCAAGGTGGGACAGACCTATCTCAGCGTCGAAACCGAACATAACAGGACGTCGAGATAGACCCAGATAGAGAAAAAGGAGGCCAAGGCCTCCTTTTTCTTCGAATCATCGTCGTAGAATCAGTGGCTGCACATATTGCCACGGTTCAGCACATATCCTTCACCGGATGGGGCCACTTTGGCCATCTTGACGAAGAAGGTGACGATCTGCTCGATGCTCTGATCGTCCAGGCGGCAGGTGAAGAACCGGGCCTCGGCACCGAACTGCTCAGCAGCCAGGGCCTTGATCTGATCCAGGGTCAGCGGCTCGCTCTGTTCGCCGATAAGGTTGAGAAGTTCGTGGGCATGGATAGACTCGGACATAATGGTTCTCCAGATTTCAGAAGATTCAAATTATATGCACCTTTTAAAAGCTATCTTTGATCTGAATCCGGTTTCCAGCAATTGGGTGCAGCAATGATCTCCATTGAAGCCCTGCAGCTGATCCTCAACCTGACTCAGCAGATGTCCCTCTACCTGGTGATCGCCTACATCTTCACCAAGACACCTGTGTTCAAACCCCTGGTCACCCTGTCCCATCGCCTGCCCCACCGGCTGATGCTGTACGGAGTGTTCAGCTGTTTCTGCATCCTGGGCACCTATTTCGGTGAACAGACCAATGGTGCCATCGCCAACACCAGAGCCATGGGCGCCGTGCTCTCCGGCCTGCTGGGCGGCCCCATCACCGGCTTTGCCGTGGGCCTGACCGGCGGCCTGCACCGCTACAGTCTGGGCGGCTTTACCGACGTCGCCTGTGCCATATCCACCACCTGCGAAGGCCTCTCCGCGGGACTGGTGCACGCCTATCTGATCCGCAAGGGCAAGCTGGAGCAGCTGTTTCACCCTGCCCTGGTGGCTCTGGTCGCCCTCTGGGCCGAGGTGCTGCAGATGATCATCATCCTGCTTGTAGCCCGTCCCTTCACCGATGCCTGGCAGCTGGTGCAGGTGATCGCGCCGCCCATGTTGCTGGTCAACAGCGTCGGCGCCGCCATGTTCATGAGCATGCTGCGGGACCAGAGGGTAATGGTGGAGAAGATGTCCTCGGTGTTCTCCGCCAAGGCACTGAAGATCGCCGAACGCACCGTGGGGATCCTCAGTCAGGGGTTCAATGCCACCACCACCAAGCAGGTGGCCCGCATCGTCTATGAGGAGACCCAGGTGGGTGCGGTGGCGATCACCGACCGGGAGAAACTGCTGGCCTTCATCGGCATAGGCTCGGACCACCACCTGCCCAATACCCCCATCTCCTCGGAGATCACCATGGAGGCGATCCGCAGTGACCGGGTGATGTACGCCGATGGACTGCAGTTGAGGTATCACTGCTCCGTCTCCAAAAACTGTCCCCTGGGATCCAGCCTGGTGATCCCTCTGAGGGGCGAAAACGAGGTGATCGGCACCATCAAGCTGTACGAAGCCAAGAACAAGCTGTTCCTCAACATCAACCGCACCCTGGGAGAGGGGATCGCCAAGCTGCTCTCCAACCAGATCCTCCACGGCCGCTATCAGCATCAGAGCAACCTGCTGACCCAGGCGGAACTGAAGCTGCTGCAGGCCCAGGTGAACCCCCACTTCCTGTTCAACGCCCTCAATACGGTGGCGGCGGTGACCCGCATCGACTCCAACCGCGCCCGGGAACTGATTCAGAACCTGGCCACCTTCCTCCGCGGCAACCTGAAACGCGGCACCGGGGTGGTGACCCTCAAAGATGAGCTGGCACATATCGATGCCTATCTGGAGGTGGAAAAGGCCCGCTTCGGCGACCGGCTCTCCATCAATCATGAGATAGAACACAATGTGCTTCACCTGAGGCTGCCCACCTTTACCCTGCAGCCACTGGTGGAGAACGCGGTGAAACACGGTATCGCCAACCTGTTTGAACCGGGTAAAATCGAGATTGGTGCCCACCGGGAGGGGGAGCAGCTGATCCTCACCGTGGAGGACAATGCCGGCGCCTACAAGGAGAATCCCGACAGCAGCGGACTGGGGATGAACCTGGTGGATAAACGAATAAAAGCACAATATGGACAACAGTTTGGCATCAGCGTCCAGTGTCGCCCCCAGCACTATACTAAGGTGACCGTGACCCTGCCTGCCGTGGAACACAGTGATGATTACCACCCTGCTGATTGACGATGAACCCCTGGCCCGGGAAGAGCTGGCCAGCCTGCTGGCCCACTACCCGGATGTGCAGGTCCTGGAGCAGTGCGCCAACGCGGTGGAGGGGATCGCCGCCATCCACAAACACAAGCCGGACCTGGTGTTTCTGGACATCTCCATGCCCAAGATCAGCGGCATGGAGATGCTGGCGATGCTGGATCCGGACAACACCCCCAAGGTGGTGTTCGTCACCGCCTACGACGAATACGCGGTTAAGGCGTTTGAGAACAACGCTTTCGACTACCTGCTCAAACCCATAGAGACCGAGCGGCTGGAGAAATGCCTGGAGCGAGTGCGCCGGGCCCAGGAGCCCCAGGATCTCAGCGCCATGATGCCGGAGCAGCTCACCCTGGTGCCCTGTTACACAGGTTCGATCCTCAAGGTGCTGAAGGTGGAAGAGGTGGAGTTCGCCTTCTCCGACCTGGGAGGCGTTCACGTGGCCAGCACCGATGAGGTGATCCACACCCAGCTGACCCTCAAGGTTCTGGAGAGCCGCACCCCCCTGCTTCGCTGTCACAGGCAGTACCTGATCCACCCCACTGCCATCGCCGAGATCGAAATTCAGGAGGGGGGCAATGGTGAGATCCACACCCGGGGAGGACGCACCATTCCGGTCAGCAGACGCTACCTCAAAGCACTCAAACAGACGCTTGGCTTTCAATAGTTGTGATTTATTAGGCACCTTTGCAAATCAGTCA is a genomic window of Ferrimonas sp. YFM containing:
- the trmJ gene encoding tRNA (cytosine(32)/uridine(32)-2'-O)-methyltransferase TrmJ: MLENIRIILVGTSHPGNIGSAARAMKTMGLSQLMLVAPRVEPDGKSVALAAGAVDVLKNIKTVDTLEEAIADCSLAIGTSARRRGLDWPQLDARQAGEKLALEGRTGPVALVFGRENHGLTNEELQLCHFHVNIPANPEYSSLNLAQAVQLLCYEVRMKHLSLLAKPEPEEAYPNGEQLEGFYQHLESALTHTGFIRKNHPGQVMAKLRRLFNRARPESQELNILRGVLTSIERTDSTNKE
- the suhB gene encoding inositol-1-monophosphatase; protein product: MHPMLNIAVRAARAGGEVIARAFSEQDKVEAELKGINDYVTKVDRDAEAAIVATIKKSYPKHTIIGEECGTIEGEHAEFQWIIDPLDGTTNFVKGLPHFSVSIALQIKGKVEQAVVFDPIRNELFTATRGAGAQLNGYRIRNSGARNLTGTVIATGFPFKSRQHSESYLNMLAGIWEDAADFRRTGSAALDLAYVAAGRVDGFFEIGLKPWDIAAGELLVKEAGGIVTDFVGGHNQLKSGNIVAGAPKVTAGLLSAMRPHLNDALKR
- a CDS encoding metalloregulator ArsR/SmtB family transcription factor; translated protein: MNPHLFFKLLSDETRLRCVLLLVRKGELCVCELVEALDESQPKISRHLASLRSQGLLKDRRQGQWVYYSLSEDLPEWLSPLLAELGNAQALADLYQADSDRLQAMTYRPGRCTN
- a CDS encoding phosphate-starvation-inducible PsiE family protein; this translates as MPMHRLYKSFGLPTIALFEHLILIIITLATLVAIGQEVWLMISNRHVALADLLLLFIYLEVLAMVAVYAAEGQLPVRMPIYIGIVALARYLILDMKAMDDWRVLAISASALLLAATVVVIKVGQTYLSVETEHNRTSR
- a CDS encoding YecH family metal-binding protein, whose amino-acid sequence is MSESIHAHELLNLIGEQSEPLTLDQIKALAAEQFGAEARFFTCRLDDQSIEQIVTFFVKMAKVAPSGEGYVLNRGNMCSH
- a CDS encoding sensor histidine kinase, producing the protein MQLILNLTQQMSLYLVIAYIFTKTPVFKPLVTLSHRLPHRLMLYGVFSCFCILGTYFGEQTNGAIANTRAMGAVLSGLLGGPITGFAVGLTGGLHRYSLGGFTDVACAISTTCEGLSAGLVHAYLIRKGKLEQLFHPALVALVALWAEVLQMIIILLVARPFTDAWQLVQVIAPPMLLVNSVGAAMFMSMLRDQRVMVEKMSSVFSAKALKIAERTVGILSQGFNATTTKQVARIVYEETQVGAVAITDREKLLAFIGIGSDHHLPNTPISSEITMEAIRSDRVMYADGLQLRYHCSVSKNCPLGSSLVIPLRGENEVIGTIKLYEAKNKLFLNINRTLGEGIAKLLSNQILHGRYQHQSNLLTQAELKLLQAQVNPHFLFNALNTVAAVTRIDSNRARELIQNLATFLRGNLKRGTGVVTLKDELAHIDAYLEVEKARFGDRLSINHEIEHNVLHLRLPTFTLQPLVENAVKHGIANLFEPGKIEIGAHREGEQLILTVEDNAGAYKENPDSSGLGMNLVDKRIKAQYGQQFGISVQCRPQHYTKVTVTLPAVEHSDDYHPAD
- the btsR gene encoding two-component system response regulator BtsR, with translation MITTLLIDDEPLAREELASLLAHYPDVQVLEQCANAVEGIAAIHKHKPDLVFLDISMPKISGMEMLAMLDPDNTPKVVFVTAYDEYAVKAFENNAFDYLLKPIETERLEKCLERVRRAQEPQDLSAMMPEQLTLVPCYTGSILKVLKVEEVEFAFSDLGGVHVASTDEVIHTQLTLKVLESRTPLLRCHRQYLIHPTAIAEIEIQEGGNGEIHTRGGRTIPVSRRYLKALKQTLGFQ